In Rhodoferax koreense, a genomic segment contains:
- a CDS encoding TIGR03088 family PEP-CTERM/XrtA system glycosyltransferase, which produces MAELLPAKRRGIPADKRPLAVHVLYRFDTGGLENGVVNLINHMPTDGYRHAIVALTTITSFRERVKRSDVEYVALEKAPGHGFWLYPRLYRLFRRMKPAIVHSRNLGALEVQVAAWMAGVPVRIHGEHGRDVGDLDGSNRTYQRVRRLYRPFISHYVALSRDLAGYLTSKIGVPESNIAQIYNGVDLTRFIHHVGGVVAIDGCPFSPGDHWMVGTVGRMQTVKDQTSLARAFIRALEIRPSLRNNLRLVMVGEGPLRAQALALLEAAGVADLAWLPGERSDVPAVMRGLHCFVLPSLAEGISNTILEAMASRLPVIATAVGGNPELVVHGRTGEIVPANDSEALAQSMVRLASDPARAARMGQEGRAECEARFSLPAMVAAYQGLYDRQLGLAKSNQGLG; this is translated from the coding sequence ATGGCTGAACTGCTGCCAGCCAAGCGCCGAGGCATCCCAGCGGACAAGCGCCCCCTTGCGGTGCATGTGCTGTACAGATTCGACACGGGCGGGCTGGAAAACGGCGTCGTGAACCTGATCAACCACATGCCGACCGATGGCTACCGTCATGCAATTGTGGCGCTGACTACCATCACGAGCTTTCGGGAGCGTGTGAAACGCAGCGATGTTGAGTATGTGGCGCTTGAGAAAGCTCCAGGCCATGGTTTCTGGCTTTACCCCCGCCTGTACCGTCTGTTTCGTCGGATGAAGCCAGCCATCGTACACAGCCGCAACCTGGGGGCGCTCGAGGTTCAGGTTGCCGCATGGATGGCTGGGGTGCCAGTGCGCATCCACGGTGAACACGGCCGTGACGTGGGTGATCTGGATGGCTCGAACCGTACTTACCAACGGGTACGCCGCCTCTATCGCCCATTCATCTCACATTACGTTGCCCTTTCGCGCGATCTTGCGGGATATCTGACCAGCAAGATCGGTGTCCCAGAATCCAACATCGCGCAGATCTACAACGGCGTGGATCTCACCCGGTTCATTCACCACGTCGGCGGCGTCGTGGCCATCGACGGCTGCCCTTTCTCTCCGGGCGATCATTGGATGGTTGGGACGGTCGGGCGCATGCAGACGGTGAAGGACCAAACGTCACTAGCCCGTGCATTCATTCGCGCACTTGAAATTAGGCCTTCGCTGCGAAACAATTTGCGCTTGGTGATGGTCGGGGAAGGACCGCTGCGTGCGCAAGCTCTGGCCCTGCTCGAAGCCGCCGGGGTTGCAGATCTGGCGTGGTTGCCGGGCGAGCGTTCGGACGTTCCGGCCGTCATGCGTGGACTGCACTGTTTCGTGCTTCCTTCCTTGGCGGAGGGGATCTCCAACACAATTCTGGAAGCGATGGCCAGTCGGTTGCCGGTCATCGCCACGGCGGTGGGTGGAAATCCTGAATTGGTGGTGCACGGGAGGACGGGGGAAATTGTGCCTGCGAATGACTCCGAGGCCCTGGCGCAAAGCATGGTAAGGCTTGCAAGCGACCCCGCCCGGGCGGCAAGAATGGGCCAGGAAGGACGCGCAGAATGCGAAGCGAGATTCAGCCTTCCGGCCATGGTCGCGGCGTACCAGGGCTTGTACGACAGGCAATTGGGATTGGCGAAATCTAACCAAGGATTAGGGTAA
- a CDS encoding TIGR03087 family PEP-CTERM/XrtA system glycosyltransferase, producing MGNVLYLAHRLPFPPNKGDKVRSYHLLKHLAAKHRVFLGTFVDDPEDEVHVETVRGFCAEVYVARLSPRLAKIRSLAGLLRREALSLGYYRDAGLSAWCRRLATDEQIDAAVVFSSPMAQYADLVPDAAQLVDFVDVDSAKWTQYASAHSWPMSWLYRREGERLLAYEAAVAAKAERSFFVTENEATLFRGLASAVAGKVEALSNGVDAAFFAPDSARVSPFPSSAKPVLVFTGAMDYWPNIDGVTWFVAEVLPELLRRWPELRFYIVGRSPTPAVEGLASSDVVVTGTVPDVRPYLQHATVVVAPLRVARGIQNKILEAMAMARPVVASSVCVKPIGASEGAELLAARDAEDFIAQIDSLLHAPGRADAIGRAGQTMVQLRYSWDAHLAGIDRHLDRFMPENEQ from the coding sequence ATGGGTAATGTGCTTTATTTGGCCCATCGGCTGCCATTCCCGCCGAACAAGGGGGACAAAGTACGCTCCTACCATTTGCTCAAACACCTCGCAGCGAAACATCGTGTCTTTCTCGGTACTTTCGTCGATGACCCAGAAGACGAGGTGCACGTCGAGACGGTACGTGGATTCTGCGCAGAAGTGTATGTCGCTCGTCTCAGCCCGCGCCTCGCCAAAATCCGCAGCTTGGCTGGCTTGCTGCGGCGCGAAGCGCTGAGTCTTGGGTACTATCGTGACGCTGGTCTTTCGGCGTGGTGCAGGCGATTGGCCACCGATGAGCAAATCGACGCAGCGGTGGTGTTCTCGTCGCCCATGGCCCAGTACGCGGACTTGGTTCCCGATGCCGCCCAACTCGTCGACTTCGTGGACGTGGATTCCGCGAAGTGGACTCAATATGCGTCGGCACATTCCTGGCCCATGTCCTGGTTGTATCGTAGAGAAGGTGAGCGTCTGCTTGCCTACGAAGCCGCAGTCGCAGCAAAGGCAGAGCGGTCGTTTTTTGTGACCGAGAACGAGGCTACGCTATTCCGCGGCTTGGCTTCTGCAGTCGCAGGGAAGGTCGAGGCTCTGAGCAACGGGGTCGATGCCGCCTTTTTTGCACCGGATTCCGCGAGAGTTTCACCTTTCCCATCTTCTGCCAAGCCAGTACTTGTTTTTACGGGGGCGATGGACTATTGGCCAAATATAGACGGTGTGACCTGGTTCGTGGCCGAAGTTCTGCCGGAGTTGCTTCGGCGTTGGCCGGAACTGCGCTTCTATATCGTGGGGCGCAGTCCAACGCCCGCGGTCGAAGGCCTTGCCTCATCCGATGTCGTAGTCACCGGCACGGTGCCGGACGTTCGCCCCTACCTGCAACATGCGACGGTGGTGGTCGCACCTCTGCGTGTTGCGCGTGGTATCCAGAACAAGATACTAGAAGCCATGGCGATGGCCCGGCCTGTCGTGGCATCGAGCGTGTGCGTCAAGCCTATCGGTGCGAGTGAAGGCGCGGAACTTCTCGCGGCGCGCGATGCCGAAGACTTCATCGCACAAATCGACTCCCTGCTGCATGCGCCGGGACGTGCAGATGCGATTGGGCGTGCAGGTCAAACAATGGTGCAGCTGCGTTACAGCTGGGACGCGCACCTCGCGGGCATCGATCGTCATCTCGACAGGTTCATGCCAGAAAACGAACAATGA
- a CDS encoding nucleotide sugar dehydrogenase, whose product MSVVAVIGLGYVGLPLVVEFSKHIRTIGFDISQHKVDACQRGTDPSRELSDEDMRAATHAVYTSDASALAEADMIVVAVPTPVDEAHIPDFRPLIGASTSVGRHMKPGVTVVYESTVYPGATEEVCIPVLERESGLKWKKDFFVGYSPERINPGDKEHTLTKILKVVSGDTPETLEKVAALYERIVIPGVHRASSIKAAEAAKVIENTQRDLNIALMNELAIIFDKLGIDTTEVLEAAGTKWNFLRFKPGLVGGHCIGVDPYYLTHKADMLGYHPQVILAGRRINDSMGKFIAEQTIKHMIAAGSYIKGAKVNVLGLTFKENCGDLRNSKVIDIINELKSYGVEVSVTDPQAEADEAMHEYGVTLVPWDELPRADAIVAAVAHTEYASLSVEDFSKKLVKGGAFIDVKCAFDREKILAAGFKLWRL is encoded by the coding sequence ATGAGCGTCGTGGCAGTCATCGGTCTGGGTTATGTCGGCCTTCCTCTGGTGGTCGAGTTTTCCAAGCACATTCGTACCATCGGGTTCGACATTTCGCAGCATAAAGTCGATGCGTGCCAACGTGGCACGGACCCATCTCGCGAGTTGTCGGACGAGGACATGCGAGCGGCAACGCATGCGGTCTACACTTCCGATGCCTCGGCGCTGGCGGAAGCCGACATGATCGTGGTGGCGGTCCCGACGCCTGTGGACGAAGCGCATATTCCGGATTTCCGTCCCCTCATCGGTGCAAGCACGAGTGTTGGTCGTCACATGAAACCGGGCGTCACTGTGGTCTATGAGTCGACGGTATATCCGGGTGCGACGGAAGAGGTCTGTATCCCGGTTCTGGAGCGGGAATCGGGCCTGAAGTGGAAAAAGGATTTCTTCGTCGGTTATTCGCCTGAACGCATCAACCCAGGTGACAAAGAGCACACGCTCACCAAGATCCTCAAGGTGGTTTCGGGTGACACGCCGGAAACACTGGAAAAGGTCGCCGCGCTGTATGAACGTATCGTGATTCCGGGGGTGCACCGCGCCTCATCGATCAAGGCAGCGGAAGCTGCCAAGGTGATCGAGAACACGCAGCGCGATCTGAACATTGCGCTAATGAACGAACTGGCCATCATTTTCGATAAGCTCGGCATCGATACGACCGAGGTGCTCGAAGCTGCAGGCACCAAATGGAATTTCCTTCGCTTCAAGCCGGGCCTTGTCGGCGGCCATTGCATTGGTGTGGATCCGTATTACCTTACGCACAAGGCCGACATGCTCGGCTATCACCCGCAAGTCATTCTTGCGGGCCGGCGCATCAACGACAGCATGGGTAAGTTCATCGCCGAGCAGACCATCAAGCACATGATTGCTGCCGGTAGCTATATCAAGGGCGCCAAGGTGAATGTCCTGGGCCTGACCTTCAAGGAAAACTGCGGGGATTTGCGCAATTCGAAGGTCATCGACATCATCAATGAACTCAAGTCCTATGGCGTCGAGGTCTCAGTCACCGACCCTCAGGCGGAGGCCGATGAGGCGATGCACGAATATGGTGTGACTCTTGTGCCGTGGGATGAGCTTCCACGAGCCGATGCAATCGTGGCGGCCGTGGCCCACACTGAATATGCGTCATTATCGGTCGAGGATTTCAGTAAGAAGCTAGTGAAGGGTGGTGCTTTCATTGATGTGAAATGCGCGTTCGATCGCGAGAAAATACTGGCCGCAGGGTTCAAGCTCTGGCGCCTTTGA
- a CDS encoding FemAB family XrtA/PEP-CTERM system-associated protein, whose product MPVVKRLQPTDRRAAAAWDAFVQECPSATFFHRAGWQRLVREVFGHDTYFLYAEADGRVQGVLPLAHVNSRLFGNSLASLPFVVYGGVAAVHPGAASALEAEAQQLAVRLGVAHLEFRNVEPRHPEWPTQDLYVTFRKEILPTEEANMLAIPRKQRAMVRKGMKNGLVGKVDMGVDRFFALYADNVHRHGTPAMPKRYFRELMKEFGRDCEVLTVEAPDGTPLSSVMSFYFRNEVLPYYAGDAEAARDLAANDFKYWELLRLACARGLKVFDYGRSKQGTGSFAFKKNWGFEPTPLHYEYCLYKADGIPQNNPSNAKYKFMIAAWRRLPIGIANWLGPWIVRSLG is encoded by the coding sequence GTGCCGGTTGTCAAACGATTGCAACCCACGGACCGGCGGGCCGCAGCTGCCTGGGATGCGTTTGTGCAGGAGTGTCCTTCGGCCACGTTTTTCCACCGTGCGGGCTGGCAGAGATTGGTGCGTGAGGTGTTCGGACATGACACCTATTTTCTGTACGCCGAGGCGGATGGCCGCGTGCAGGGCGTGCTGCCGCTGGCGCACGTGAACAGCCGCCTGTTTGGCAACTCACTGGCGAGTTTGCCGTTTGTGGTCTATGGCGGTGTCGCTGCAGTGCATCCCGGAGCAGCCTCCGCTTTGGAAGCCGAAGCGCAGCAGTTGGCGGTTCGTCTTGGTGTGGCTCATCTGGAATTCAGAAACGTCGAACCTCGTCACCCGGAGTGGCCCACGCAGGATCTGTATGTGACGTTTCGCAAGGAAATCTTGCCCACGGAGGAAGCCAACATGTTGGCAATTCCGCGGAAGCAGCGTGCGATGGTACGCAAAGGCATGAAGAATGGTCTGGTCGGCAAAGTGGACATGGGGGTTGATCGCTTCTTTGCGCTCTACGCCGATAACGTGCACAGGCACGGTACCCCGGCGATGCCGAAACGTTATTTCCGAGAATTGATGAAAGAATTCGGCCGGGATTGTGAGGTCCTCACTGTGGAGGCACCCGACGGAACGCCCCTCAGCAGCGTGATGAGTTTTTACTTTCGCAATGAGGTCTTGCCTTACTACGCGGGCGACGCAGAGGCGGCGCGTGATTTGGCTGCCAATGACTTTAAATATTGGGAACTGCTCCGCTTGGCCTGTGCACGGGGACTCAAGGTATTTGATTACGGACGCAGTAAACAGGGTACGGGCTCGTTTGCCTTCAAAAAAAATTGGGGCTTTGAACCCACGCCGTTGCATTACGAATACTGCTTATACAAGGCTGATGGTATTCCGCAGAATAATCCATCCAACGCCAAATATAAATTCATGATTGCAGCCTGGCGGCGCCTACCCATCGGCATTGCGAATTGGCTTGGCCCATGGATTGTCCGTAGCCTCGGTTGA
- a CDS encoding XrtA/PEP-CTERM system amidotransferase, giving the protein MCGITGIFDTRGKRDFDPAVLQRMNLAQLHRGPDEVGVHIEPGVAFGHRRLSIIDLSTGQQPLFNADGSVVIVFNGEIYNYLELIPELQALGYVFRTRSDTEVIVHAWEAWGESCVKRLRGMFAFALWDRNTETFFMARDRLAVKPMYYALLDDGTLLFGSELKALLAHGGLRREMDPLAVEEYFALGYVAEPRTIFRQAKKLAPAHTLTLRRGHPVGEPKAYWDVRFTLDNPITAEEACLELDEKLKESVRLRMIAEVPLGAFLSGGVDSSAVVATMAGLSKEPVNTCSIAFDDPQFNEAEFAQTVADRYGTNHRVETVKSDDFDLIDELARLYDEPYADSSAIPTYRVCQLARKHVTVALSGDGGDETFGGYRRYRMHLMEEKMRSSIPASVREPLFKTLGKIYPKADWAPRMFRAKTTFEGMARNSVEAYFHSVSILRDPMRDQLFSQRFKTELAGYNAQEVFNYHAAQADTDDPLALIQYIDLKTYLVGDINTKVDRASMAHSLEVREPLMDHELVEWAATLPSSLKINGQESKYLLKKAMEPHLSDDILYRPKMGFAVPLARWFRGPLKQRVRDAVLGPRLAETGWFNREYLEHLVSAHDSGARDYSAPLWTLLMFEAFLRNVMQSESAAVLSKEGLPA; this is encoded by the coding sequence ATGTGTGGCATCACCGGTATTTTCGACACCCGCGGCAAGCGTGATTTTGACCCCGCAGTCCTGCAGCGCATGAATCTGGCCCAATTGCATCGGGGTCCAGACGAGGTGGGTGTGCACATCGAACCAGGTGTGGCCTTCGGGCACCGCAGGCTGTCCATCATCGACCTGTCCACCGGCCAACAGCCACTTTTCAATGCCGACGGCTCGGTCGTCATCGTGTTTAACGGCGAAATCTACAACTATCTGGAATTGATCCCTGAGTTGCAGGCGCTGGGCTACGTCTTCCGTACCCGCAGCGACACGGAAGTCATTGTCCATGCCTGGGAGGCCTGGGGCGAAAGCTGTGTGAAGCGGCTGCGCGGCATGTTCGCCTTTGCACTGTGGGACCGGAATACCGAAACTTTCTTCATGGCGCGGGACCGTTTAGCGGTCAAGCCCATGTATTACGCTCTACTCGACGACGGCACGTTGCTGTTCGGCTCCGAGCTGAAGGCCTTGTTGGCGCATGGTGGCCTGCGGCGGGAAATGGACCCTTTGGCCGTTGAAGAGTATTTCGCGTTGGGCTATGTCGCTGAACCACGCACGATCTTTCGCCAAGCCAAGAAGCTGGCGCCGGCGCACACGCTGACCCTGCGCAGAGGCCATCCGGTGGGTGAGCCCAAGGCTTATTGGGATGTGAGATTCACACTGGACAATCCGATCACGGCCGAAGAGGCCTGCCTCGAACTCGACGAGAAACTCAAGGAATCGGTGCGCTTGCGCATGATCGCTGAAGTTCCGCTGGGTGCGTTTCTTTCGGGTGGTGTGGACTCCAGCGCCGTGGTTGCAACGATGGCGGGCTTGTCCAAGGAGCCGGTGAACACCTGCTCGATCGCCTTCGACGATCCGCAGTTCAATGAAGCCGAATTTGCGCAAACCGTGGCCGATCGCTATGGGACGAACCACCGTGTAGAAACGGTGAAAAGCGACGACTTCGATCTCATCGACGAGTTGGCTCGGCTCTATGACGAGCCGTATGCCGACAGCTCAGCCATTCCGACCTACCGCGTCTGCCAACTTGCGCGCAAGCATGTCACCGTCGCGCTTTCCGGTGATGGCGGCGACGAGACTTTCGGCGGCTATCGGCGCTACCGCATGCATCTGATGGAAGAAAAGATGCGATCCTCAATTCCCGCTTCCGTGCGTGAGCCGCTGTTCAAGACACTTGGCAAGATCTATCCGAAAGCCGATTGGGCTCCGCGCATGTTCCGCGCCAAGACGACGTTTGAGGGCATGGCTCGCAATTCGGTCGAAGCCTATTTCCATTCGGTGTCGATTTTGCGTGATCCCATGCGGGATCAGCTCTTCAGTCAACGTTTCAAGACTGAGTTGGCGGGCTACAACGCCCAAGAGGTTTTCAACTACCACGCGGCCCAGGCCGACACCGACGATCCATTGGCGTTGATCCAATACATCGATTTGAAAACGTATCTGGTGGGCGACATCAACACCAAGGTCGATCGCGCCAGCATGGCACATTCGCTGGAAGTGCGCGAACCGCTGATGGACCATGAACTCGTCGAATGGGCGGCTACCTTGCCGTCTTCGCTGAAGATCAACGGGCAGGAATCCAAGTACCTGCTGAAGAAGGCGATGGAGCCCCACCTCTCCGATGACATCCTCTACCGGCCCAAGATGGGTTTCGCCGTGCCGCTGGCGCGCTGGTTCCGTGGGCCGCTGAAGCAACGCGTGCGTGATGCCGTGCTAGGGCCGCGTCTGGCCGAAACCGGCTGGTTCAACCGCGAATACCTCGAGCATCTGGTCAGCGCCCATGACTCCGGCGCGCGTGATTACAGCGCGCCGCTGTGGACACTGCTGATGTTCGAGGCCTTTCTGCGCAATGTCATGCAGTCGGAAAGCGCGGCTGTCCTTTCGAAGGAAGGCCTGCCGGCATGA
- the xrtA gene encoding exosortase A, producing the protein MMDKPVFPDLKKQWQIASSALVVLVAAILFLYRETGMAMVTIWARSETFTHAFLVPPIALWLVWRKRTELLAQTPSPYPLALVPLACCALLWLLGDLAAVNAVTQLAMTALLVLAVVAVIGWRAARVIAFPLGFLFFAVPIGEFLLPQLMEWTATFTILALRLSGIPVYRDGLQFVIPSGHWSVVEACSGVRYLIASLTVGTLFAYLNFQSNRRRWIFVGVSILVPILANWMRAYLIVLLGHVSGNTVAVGVDHLIYGWLFFGVVVMLMFMIGARWAESPAREAAPLATRSPPTVLRTSFLSMTVAAAALVIALPPAIEWTTQGRESADFTALAGPTELGPGWRRVPNGENTLRPAFHNATGELLATYQRRDDSVVIYLGYYRNQNYERKLVSSDNVLVTSKNPDWAQSATGERDTSFADRPVQVRTAELRSVEGLGQTESARLAVWQFYWLNGKLTSSDYLAKAYSAVHRLLGQGDDAAVIVLSTPLGGDGKADAKLESFMRENFSAIDALLHKMRNGS; encoded by the coding sequence ATGATGGATAAGCCAGTTTTTCCCGACTTGAAAAAGCAATGGCAGATTGCCTCTTCGGCCTTAGTTGTGCTGGTCGCTGCCATCTTGTTTCTGTATCGCGAGACAGGTATGGCGATGGTGACCATCTGGGCACGGTCCGAAACTTTTACCCATGCTTTTCTGGTGCCGCCGATCGCGCTCTGGCTGGTATGGCGGAAGCGAACTGAGTTGCTCGCACAAACGCCGAGCCCCTACCCGTTGGCGCTGGTGCCTCTGGCGTGTTGCGCATTGCTTTGGCTGTTGGGTGACCTAGCCGCTGTCAACGCAGTCACGCAACTGGCCATGACCGCCTTGTTGGTCCTCGCGGTGGTCGCAGTGATTGGCTGGCGCGCCGCCCGCGTGATCGCCTTCCCTTTGGGCTTTTTGTTCTTTGCGGTTCCGATTGGCGAGTTTTTGCTGCCTCAACTGATGGAGTGGACAGCAACCTTCACCATTCTCGCGCTGCGGCTGAGTGGCATTCCTGTCTATCGTGACGGGTTGCAGTTCGTCATCCCCTCAGGGCACTGGTCGGTGGTGGAGGCCTGCAGTGGCGTGCGCTACCTGATTGCTTCGTTGACTGTGGGGACGTTGTTTGCCTACCTGAATTTTCAGTCGAATCGGCGTCGGTGGATCTTCGTCGGCGTCTCGATCCTCGTTCCGATCTTGGCCAACTGGATGAGGGCCTATCTCATCGTTCTGTTGGGACATGTTTCCGGCAACACGGTGGCGGTCGGCGTCGATCATCTGATCTACGGGTGGTTGTTTTTCGGCGTGGTTGTCATGCTGATGTTCATGATCGGTGCTCGCTGGGCCGAGTCGCCTGCGCGCGAGGCGGCCCCCTTGGCTACCCGGTCGCCGCCGACCGTCCTGCGGACTAGTTTTTTGAGTATGACGGTTGCTGCTGCAGCGCTTGTGATTGCGCTACCGCCGGCCATCGAGTGGACGACTCAAGGTCGCGAGAGCGCCGACTTCACGGCGTTGGCGGGACCGACGGAACTCGGCCCCGGCTGGCGCAGGGTCCCCAATGGGGAAAACACGCTGCGGCCTGCGTTCCACAACGCCACCGGCGAGTTGTTGGCGACCTATCAGCGGCGAGATGACTCTGTGGTGATCTACCTTGGGTATTACCGCAACCAGAATTACGAACGGAAACTCGTGAGTTCGGACAACGTGCTGGTCACCAGCAAGAACCCGGATTGGGCACAGTCGGCGACTGGCGAGCGTGACACAAGTTTCGCTGACCGGCCAGTACAGGTGCGCACGGCCGAGCTGCGCAGTGTTGAGGGACTTGGTCAAACCGAAAGCGCCCGTCTTGCGGTCTGGCAGTTCTACTGGCTGAACGGCAAGCTCACCAGCAGCGATTATCTGGCCAAGGCCTACAGCGCCGTCCATCGCTTGCTTGGGCAGGGTGATGACGCGGCCGTGATCGTTCTCTCCACGCCTCTCGGGGGCGATGGAAAGGCGGACGCGAAGCTGGAATCTTTCATGCGGGAGAACTTTTCTGCGATTGATGCACTACTCCACAAAATGCGGAACGGGTCCTGA
- the wecB gene encoding non-hydrolyzing UDP-N-acetylglucosamine 2-epimerase yields MSTTNSHQSPSPMKPVICVVGARPNFMKMAPILRALKAHEPPWPMLLVHTGQHYDKDMSDRLFEDLQLPRPDINLEVGSASHAVQTAEVMRRFEPILDAHVPACVVVVGDVNSTLACSLVAVKKGIPVAHVEAGLRSYDRAMPEEINRILTDQMADRLYTTERTAQENLRLEGIAADRVCFVGNVMIDSLLHSRQHARSPADTVSAGGGDASLVAAPEGYGLVTLHRPSNVDEPETLRFLLEVLAQVAQKLPLIFALHPRTRANIERFGLGHLLDATRVALLPPQGYLEMLGLMGNARMVLTDSGGIQEETTALGVPCLTLRENTERPITIEQGTNTLVGRDAQAIMRGVDDILGGHGKQGRVPEFWDGRSAERIVADLWQWVQRRQIPADN; encoded by the coding sequence ATGAGTACTACCAACTCGCACCAGAGCCCTTCGCCAATGAAACCGGTGATCTGTGTTGTCGGAGCCCGGCCGAATTTCATGAAGATGGCGCCTATCTTGCGAGCGCTGAAAGCCCACGAGCCGCCATGGCCTATGTTGTTGGTCCATACCGGCCAGCACTACGACAAGGACATGAGTGACCGCCTGTTCGAGGATCTTCAGTTGCCGCGACCCGATATCAATCTCGAGGTTGGATCCGCCTCCCACGCGGTCCAGACGGCCGAAGTGATGCGCCGCTTCGAACCGATTCTGGACGCACACGTACCCGCATGTGTGGTGGTGGTCGGTGACGTGAACTCCACGCTGGCCTGTTCTTTGGTTGCGGTGAAAAAAGGCATTCCGGTGGCTCACGTGGAGGCCGGACTGCGTAGCTACGACCGTGCCATGCCCGAGGAGATTAATCGTATTCTTACGGATCAGATGGCCGATCGGCTCTACACGACCGAGCGAACGGCACAAGAGAACCTGCGCCTTGAGGGCATCGCAGCCGATCGCGTTTGTTTCGTCGGCAATGTCATGATCGATTCGTTGCTGCACAGTCGTCAACATGCGCGTTCGCCAGCCGACACGGTCAGCGCGGGCGGCGGAGATGCGTCACTGGTGGCCGCGCCCGAGGGCTATGGCCTGGTGACGCTCCATCGACCATCCAATGTGGATGAACCCGAGACGCTGCGTTTCTTGCTGGAGGTTCTGGCGCAAGTTGCGCAGAAGTTGCCTTTGATTTTTGCCTTGCATCCCCGCACGCGCGCCAACATCGAGCGTTTTGGCCTCGGTCATCTGCTAGATGCAACTCGGGTTGCGCTGTTGCCCCCACAGGGCTATCTCGAGATGTTAGGTTTGATGGGCAATGCTCGCATGGTGTTGACCGACTCTGGTGGGATACAGGAGGAGACGACCGCCCTCGGGGTGCCGTGTCTGACTTTGCGTGAAAACACGGAGCGGCCAATAACCATCGAACAAGGCACTAATACCTTGGTTGGGCGTGACGCACAAGCGATCATGCGTGGCGTGGACGATATCCTAGGGGGGCATGGCAAACAGGGCCGGGTGCCGGAGTTCTGGGATGGTCGTTCGGCAGAACGCATCGTTGCCGATTTGTGGCAATGGGTTCAGCGGCGTCAAATTCCCGCCGACAACTAG
- a CDS encoding XrtA system polysaccharide deacetylase, whose amino-acid sequence MLAPTTITNALTIDVEDYFQVSAFAPYISRLEWNTRECRVEHNVNRILAMLDKHSTKATFFTLGWIAERYPQLVRLIVAEGHELASHGYGHERASDQTQESFFTDIDLAKILLEDLSGVEIKGYRAPSFSIGKKNLWAFDCLQKAGYRYSSSIYPIRHDHYGMPDSPRFAYEVRDGLLEIPVTTVRLFNRNLPSSGGGYFRLLPYAVSRWMLGQVNANDKESAIFYFHPWEIDEDQPRVAGINAKTRFRHYVNIDRMEGRLEQLLRDFKWGRMDQVFLGESNAKAVRV is encoded by the coding sequence GTGTTAGCTCCAACCACCATCACCAACGCATTGACCATCGACGTGGAAGACTACTTCCAGGTTTCGGCATTCGCCCCGTATATTTCGCGTCTGGAATGGAACACCCGCGAATGTCGCGTCGAGCACAATGTCAATCGCATTCTGGCGATGCTCGACAAGCACAGTACCAAGGCGACTTTTTTTACCTTGGGATGGATCGCCGAACGATATCCGCAACTGGTGCGGCTGATCGTGGCAGAAGGTCATGAACTGGCCAGCCACGGATACGGTCACGAGCGCGCCAGCGACCAGACCCAGGAGTCATTCTTTACCGATATTGATTTGGCCAAGATCCTGCTCGAGGATTTGTCAGGCGTTGAGATCAAAGGCTATCGAGCTCCGAGCTTCTCCATCGGGAAGAAAAATTTGTGGGCGTTCGACTGCCTGCAAAAGGCGGGTTATCGCTATAGCTCGAGCATCTATCCGATCCGCCATGATCACTATGGCATGCCCGACTCACCTCGCTTTGCTTATGAGGTACGGGACGGGCTGCTGGAGATCCCCGTCACCACGGTGAGGCTGTTCAACCGTAATCTGCCTTCCAGTGGGGGCGGCTATTTCCGGCTGCTGCCGTACGCCGTTTCGCGGTGGATGCTGGGTCAAGTCAATGCAAACGACAAGGAATCTGCGATTTTTTACTTCCATCCCTGGGAAATCGATGAAGACCAACCGCGGGTGGCGGGTATCAATGCCAAGACGCGGTTCAGGCACTACGTGAACATTGATCGCATGGAAGGGCGCCTCGAACAATTGTTGCGCGACTTCAAATGGGGCCGCATGGACCAAGTATTCCTCGGAGAGTCTAACGCGAAGGCTGTACGTGTCTGA